One Capillibacterium thermochitinicola DNA segment encodes these proteins:
- a CDS encoding oxidoreductase, which produces MSTFPTLFSPAKIGRLEIKNRLIMPAMGTGMANADGTVSDQLYHYHRVRAAGGTGMITVEIAAVHPTTGGMSPAIWDDRFIPGLKRLADVIHEGGAKACIQLWHAGRQTNSRVTGLPIIGPSPIPCPVCQEEPTVMDREMIQDIVESFGDAARRAKEAGFDCVELHGAHGYLLAQFMSPYSNHRTDEYGGSMENRARFPLEVIANVRAKVGPDYPVIYRLSGEELVNNGLTIEDTKKIAPLLVEHGVDAIHVSAGLYESLRYTVPPMDLDRGFNVWAAEEVKKVVPVPVIAVGRINDPFLAEDILAQGKADFIAIGRSLLTDPAWPNKVRNGQYERMRHCIACNQGCVDRMLIEGKHATCTLNPACGREEAFTFEPVTSKRKVVVVGGGPAGMEAARIVKDRGCDVVLFEASDKLGGQWRLAGIPPKKCEIAGDVEWLIKQLELSGVDVRLSTPATKANVEAEKPDAIILATGSKPIKPPIDGVDQPHVRFAPEVLENPASVGETVVVIGGGTTGVETAEFLAEKGKKVTVIEALGEIARTLGPARKQFLKERLQQYKVDVRVNTKVKRITAKGVELDDQNNTLIPADNVVIAVGVQSVNPLEKELKAVAPVYVIGDAKEPRDATCAFYEANEVALRLFRQPDPATPSLHGVSGR; this is translated from the coding sequence GTGAGTACTTTCCCAACCCTCTTCAGTCCGGCGAAGATCGGCCGATTGGAGATTAAAAACCGCTTAATTATGCCCGCCATGGGTACGGGCATGGCGAACGCGGACGGGACGGTCTCCGACCAACTCTATCATTACCACCGGGTACGCGCGGCGGGCGGCACCGGCATGATCACGGTGGAGATTGCAGCTGTCCACCCGACCACCGGCGGTATGAGCCCGGCAATCTGGGATGACCGTTTTATCCCCGGCCTCAAACGGCTGGCCGATGTAATCCATGAAGGCGGCGCGAAAGCCTGTATCCAGCTCTGGCACGCCGGCCGGCAGACCAACTCCAGAGTCACCGGCCTCCCGATCATCGGTCCGTCCCCCATCCCCTGCCCTGTCTGCCAGGAAGAGCCGACGGTGATGGACCGGGAGATGATCCAGGACATCGTCGAAAGTTTCGGTGATGCGGCGCGCCGGGCCAAAGAGGCCGGGTTTGACTGCGTGGAACTCCATGGCGCCCACGGGTACCTGCTGGCCCAATTCATGTCCCCCTATTCCAACCACCGTACCGACGAATACGGCGGCAGCATGGAAAACCGGGCCCGCTTTCCGCTGGAGGTCATTGCCAATGTCCGCGCCAAGGTCGGCCCCGATTACCCCGTCATCTACCGTTTGAGCGGCGAGGAACTGGTTAATAACGGTTTGACCATTGAGGACACGAAAAAAATCGCCCCGCTCCTCGTGGAGCACGGTGTGGACGCCATCCACGTTTCGGCCGGCCTTTATGAAAGCTTGCGCTACACCGTGCCGCCGATGGATTTGGACCGGGGTTTCAATGTTTGGGCGGCCGAAGAGGTGAAGAAGGTCGTCCCCGTACCGGTGATCGCGGTCGGCCGGATCAACGATCCCTTCCTGGCCGAGGATATTCTGGCCCAAGGGAAAGCCGATTTCATTGCCATCGGGCGCAGCCTCCTTACCGACCCCGCCTGGCCCAACAAAGTCCGGAATGGACAGTATGAAAGGATGCGCCATTGCATCGCCTGCAACCAGGGGTGTGTCGACCGCATGCTAATCGAAGGCAAGCACGCCACCTGCACTCTGAACCCGGCCTGCGGACGGGAGGAAGCTTTTACCTTTGAACCGGTCACGTCAAAACGGAAAGTGGTCGTGGTCGGCGGGGGCCCGGCCGGCATGGAGGCGGCCCGGATTGTCAAAGACCGCGGTTGTGATGTGGTCCTCTTTGAAGCCAGCGACAAACTTGGCGGCCAGTGGCGTCTCGCCGGCATTCCGCCGAAAAAATGTGAGATCGCCGGCGATGTGGAATGGCTGATTAAACAACTGGAACTGAGCGGGGTCGATGTTCGCCTGAGCACCCCCGCCACCAAGGCCAATGTTGAAGCGGAGAAGCCCGATGCGATCATACTCGCCACCGGTTCGAAGCCGATCAAACCGCCGATCGACGGGGTCGACCAACCGCACGTCCGTTTTGCCCCCGAGGTCCTGGAGAACCCCGCCTCGGTCGGTGAAACGGTGGTCGTGATCGGCGGTGGCACCACCGGGGTGGAAACCGCCGAATTCCTCGCCGAAAAGGGGAAAAAGGTGACCGTCATCGAGGCCTTAGGTGAGATCGCCCGCACCCTCGGGCCGGCCCGGAAACAGTTCCTGAAAGAACGTCTTCAGCAGTATAAGGTGGACGTCCGGGTTAATACCAAAGTAAAAAGGATCACCGCCAAAGGTGTGGAGCTTGACGACCAAAACAACACCCTAATCCCCGCTGACAATGTCGTCATCGCCGTCGGCGTCCAAAGCGTCAATCCTTTGGAAAAAGAGCTGAAAGCGGTGGCTCCGGTTTATGTGATCGGTGACGCGAAAGAACCCCGCGACGCCACGTGCGCTTTTTACGAAGCCAATGAAGTGGCTTTGCGCCTTTTCCGGCAGCCCGACCCGGCGACGCCTTCTCTTCACGGTGTTTCCGGGCGGTAG
- a CDS encoding MATE family efflux transporter: MDQSKVIINGVFTDRKFYRRMLTLAIPVAIQNFIGSFLNMVDTVMVGQLGETAIAAVGIANQYFFFFMMFLIGLSAGCSVFIAQFWGTQDLKNIRRILGVGLGSALTISAVFMVVGLLFPRQIIMIFNNDPLVIVEGSRYLRIVLGSYLFTGIAFVYVFALRSIGNTLLPMAVSTVALVCNVFFNYMLIFGKFGAPAMGVAGAAVATVIARVVESSVLVVVIYRHREVLAATLSELLDFDLGFIRKAYRTILPVLLNEICWALASLVYAVVYGRMGTQAVATIQIVNTITNLFMVVIFGMANAAAVMIGNSIGAGEIRQAKDYGKRFSVMAVAAGIILGLLLAVFSPYLLNAFKVSAMVRHSTQNIIYIVAIVFFIRIFNIIAIVGILRGGGDARGSFLLEGFTMWFIGVPLTVAGAFVLRLSVHLVYSLSLCEELTKAFLCLWRLRSGRWIHNVTHRFGGG, encoded by the coding sequence TTGGATCAAAGTAAAGTTATCATAAACGGGGTGTTCACCGACCGGAAATTTTACCGCCGCATGCTGACCCTGGCTATTCCGGTGGCCATCCAAAATTTTATTGGTTCGTTTTTAAACATGGTCGATACGGTGATGGTCGGCCAGTTGGGGGAGACGGCGATTGCGGCGGTGGGGATTGCCAACCAGTATTTTTTCTTTTTTATGATGTTTCTGATCGGCTTAAGCGCCGGATGTTCGGTCTTTATCGCCCAGTTTTGGGGGACGCAGGATCTGAAGAATATCCGGCGGATTCTCGGGGTCGGACTGGGGTCGGCCCTTACGATCTCTGCCGTGTTTATGGTTGTCGGTCTTCTTTTTCCCCGCCAGATTATCATGATTTTTAATAATGACCCGCTCGTGATTGTGGAGGGAAGCCGGTATTTACGGATTGTACTCGGCAGTTACCTTTTTACCGGAATTGCCTTTGTTTACGTCTTTGCCTTGCGGTCCATCGGTAATACCCTGCTCCCTATGGCCGTCAGCACGGTGGCGCTGGTTTGTAATGTCTTCTTCAATTATATGTTGATCTTCGGGAAATTTGGGGCACCGGCGATGGGGGTGGCCGGGGCGGCGGTGGCGACGGTGATTGCCCGCGTGGTGGAGAGCAGTGTTTTGGTGGTCGTCATTTACCGGCACCGGGAGGTGTTGGCGGCTACACTCAGCGAATTGCTGGATTTTGATCTCGGGTTTATCCGGAAAGCCTACCGGACAATCCTGCCGGTGCTTCTTAATGAGATTTGTTGGGCCTTGGCCAGTCTGGTCTATGCGGTTGTTTACGGCCGGATGGGGACCCAGGCCGTCGCGACCATCCAGATCGTCAACACCATTACCAACCTTTTCATGGTGGTGATCTTCGGGATGGCTAACGCGGCGGCGGTGATGATCGGCAACAGTATCGGAGCCGGGGAAATAAGGCAAGCCAAGGATTACGGAAAAAGGTTTTCCGTTATGGCGGTGGCCGCGGGGATAATTTTGGGTCTACTGCTGGCGGTGTTTTCGCCCTATCTGCTCAATGCGTTTAAGGTCTCGGCCATGGTCCGGCATTCGACCCAGAACATTATTTATATCGTAGCCATCGTCTTTTTCATCCGGATCTTTAATATCATTGCGATCGTTGGGATTTTGCGGGGTGGGGGCGATGCGCGGGGGTCCTTCCTCCTCGAAGGGTTTACCATGTGGTTCATCGGCGTGCCTTTGACCGTGGCGGGTGCTTTTGTGCTAAGGCTGTCGGTTCATCTTGTCTATAGCTTGAGTCTTTGTGAGGAGTTGACCAAAGCTTTTCTGTGTTTGTGGCGCCTGCGTTCGGGACGGTGGATCCACAACGTGACCCACCGCTTTGGTGGGGGGTGA
- a CDS encoding undecaprenyl-diphosphate phosphatase, producing the protein MATLILVLKSVFLGIVEGITEFLPVSSTGHLVIAENLIGFRGESPHYVEMYTYVIQLGAICAVVALYWDKIRATLVNFFPRQVGFARSGFKFWFTILVACIPGGILGVLFDDLAEQYLFAPVPVAIALFGGGLLMLYAEKRLRDNRAKGDIWDVSLRQAWTIGLFQCLAIIPGMSRSASTIIGGWVAGLTTVAATEFSFFLAIPVMVGMSTLKIAKLGGLGLLTMGERLSLVVGFVISFLVALAVVDGFIAYLKKKPMRIFALYRLVFAVIVLGAGLAGFF; encoded by the coding sequence ATGGCGACTTTAATCCTGGTGTTAAAATCGGTGTTCTTAGGCATTGTGGAAGGGATCACCGAGTTTCTGCCGGTGTCTTCCACCGGGCATCTGGTTATTGCGGAGAATCTGATTGGTTTTCGCGGGGAAAGTCCGCACTATGTTGAGATGTACACTTACGTGATCCAACTGGGGGCCATTTGTGCGGTAGTGGCTTTGTATTGGGATAAAATCAGAGCGACGCTGGTTAATTTTTTTCCACGACAAGTTGGGTTTGCCCGTTCTGGTTTTAAATTCTGGTTCACCATTCTGGTGGCCTGCATCCCGGGCGGCATTCTGGGGGTTCTCTTCGATGATCTGGCTGAACAATATTTGTTTGCGCCGGTCCCGGTGGCAATCGCCTTGTTTGGCGGCGGCCTTTTAATGCTTTATGCGGAGAAGCGCTTGCGCGATAACCGGGCGAAGGGTGACATTTGGGATGTCTCTCTGCGGCAAGCATGGACCATCGGTTTGTTCCAATGCCTGGCGATTATTCCGGGGATGTCCCGTTCGGCTTCGACGATCATCGGGGGTTGGGTCGCCGGGCTGACTACGGTGGCGGCCACTGAATTCTCGTTTTTCTTGGCGATCCCCGTGATGGTGGGGATGAGCACCTTGAAGATCGCCAAATTGGGCGGGCTTGGGCTGTTGACCATGGGGGAACGCCTTTCCCTGGTCGTTGGTTTTGTTATTTCTTTTCTAGTTGCTTTGGCCGTGGTGGACGGGTTTATTGCCTACCTCAAGAAAAAACCGATGCGGATCTTTGCCCTCTACCGGCTGGTTTTTGCGGTGATTGTGTTAGGGGCCGGTCTGGCCGGATTCTTCTGA